One Nicotiana sylvestris chromosome 12, ASM39365v2, whole genome shotgun sequence genomic window carries:
- the LOC104220129 gene encoding probable E3 ubiquitin-protein ligase RHG1A, giving the protein MDEYSSKRAVNGLYVPRRGLRDIADSRDENVQLCSRYGCSSRLNSMKSLQVRSTEKPRPLKPSFTSSNGKDVVGSSSRTSSNARKSLKESHRKSFSHVGNDQSETTCLHGEPDVSDHMKSSKAQQPQFDSVMRDTGSSKIILTEVGGSSGASSSSKPRRLFSPKYSNQNSPVGSSVSSSSKAIGTGTRGTSSGAGYVPRNLKYNSGSDVSSTTDSRFSRRDMVKRRNSEGESSSSSKGKKVSGASPKEGDVIRPTRGGITISDSRGSKNFDVRVDNRAVSVRTRRSMNVPRLRDSIRDSSSQPESLNLSLQSSSQFFSDASSSDSSAYSFPGNDVEDFPAEVHGTSADLGINQLINRDALQRYNMDGVAQVLVALERMEQDEELTYEQLLVLETNLFLGGLNFYDQHRGMRLDIDNMSYEELLALEERMGSVSTALPEEALSKCLQKSIYQAMPSEIGEFGSDGNEDEIKCTICQEEYMIGDEIGRLECEHGYHVECVQQWLRHKNWCPICKSSASPSQPSTTPS; this is encoded by the exons ATGGATGAATATTCGAGCAAAAGAGCTGTTAATGGGCTTTACGTTCCCAGAAGAGGTTTGAGGGACATAGCCGACAGCAGGGATGAAAATGTTCAGTTGTGCTCCCGATATGGATGCAGCAGCCGACTCAACTCTATGAAGAGCCTGCAAGTTAGAAGTACAGAGAAACCAAGACCTCTCAAGCCTTCTTTCACTTCTTCAAATGGAAAAGACGTTGTTGGGAGTTCATCTAGAACATCGTCTAATGCTAGAAAGTCACTCAAGGAATCCCACAGGAAATCTTTTTCTCACGTAGGAAATGATCAATCAGAAACTACTTGTTTACATGGTGAGCCTGATGTTTCAGACCACATGAAGTCATCAAAAGCGCAGCAACCCCAATTCGATTCAGTAATGCGAGATACTGGATCAAGTAAAATTATATTGACAGAAGTAGGTGGCTCTAGTGGAGCTTCATCAAGCAGTAAACCTCGTAGACTATTTAGTCCGAAGTATTCCAATCAAAATAGTCCAGTAGGTTCCTCTGTTTCTTCATCATCGAAGGCAATTGGCACAGGGACAAGGGGAACTTCTAGTGGGGCTGGATATGTGCCGAGAAATCTAAAATACAATTCAGGATCAGATGTCTCTTCAACGACAGATTCAAGATTTAGTAGAAGGGACATGGTAAAAAGAAGGAACTCAGAAGGTGAAAGCAGTTCATCCTCTAAAGGGAAGAAAGTAAGTGGGGCATCACCAAAAGAAGGAGATGTCATTCGTCCAACTCGTGGTGGTATCACAATTTCTGATTCAAGGGGTAGTAAAAACTTCGATGTTAGGGTGGATAATCGTGCTGTATCAGTTAGGACTCGTAGGTCAATGAATGTGCCTAGGTTAAGGGATTCAATACGAGATTCATCATCTCAGCCCGAATCTCTAAATCTCAGTCTGCAGTCATCAAGTCAGTTTTTCTCAGATGCCTCTTCGAGCGATTCCAGTGCTTATAGTTTTCCTGGAAATGATGTTGAAGATTTCCCAGCTGAGGTGCATGGGACTTCAGCAGACCTAGGCATCAACCAATTAATAAACCGTGACGCCTTGCAGCGATATAACATGGATGGAGTTGCTCAG GTACTGGTGGCACTTGAGAGAATGGAACAAGATGAAGAGTTAACATACGAG CAACTACTTGTGTTGGAGACCAACTTGTTTCTTGGTGGCCTTAACTTCTATGACCAGCATAGAGGCATGAGACTGGATATAGACAATATGTCCTATGAG GAATTATTAGCTCTTGAGGAGAGGATGGGCAGTGTTAGCACAGCTCTACCAGAGGAGGCATTGTCAAAGTGCCTCCAGAAAAGCATATATCAGGCTATGCCTTCAGAAATAGGGGAATTTGGTAGCGATGGGAATGAAGATGAGATCAAATGCACTATTTGccag GAGGAGTATATGATTGGAGATGAAATTGGAAGGTTGGAATGTGAACATGGTTATCATGTGGAGTGTGTACAACAGTGGTTGAGGCACAAGAATTGGTGTCCTATATGCAAATCTTCAGCATCTCCATCACAGCCATCTACAACACCATCTTAG